The genomic window TCGAGCCCCGCTGCTTCCATCGCGCGCTTCAGGTTGCGCGCGGTGCCCGTGGGATTGTCGATGGAGACGAGGCGATCCGCTTGCGGTCCCGGGGCCGGTGTCTCCAGAAGCACAAGGATTTCCGCCTCGTCTCCACCGTCGAGGGGGTCGAACTTCGGCGTACCTTGTTGAGCGCCCACGCCCCTATCCAGAGCTCTCAGGAATCCGTTCAGTCCCTCGAGATGCGTGTGAGGCGGCGCGCGGTCATTCACCAGTGAAGGCCAGACACCGCCTTGACGAGCCGACGCGCTCAATGGCGTGACGCCGTCAGGGACGCCAGGAACACCTCGCCCGCCTTTGAGCGATAGCGCTGCTTGTGCCGCAGGAGCCAGAACGGGCGGTCGGGCAAGGTCAGGGGCAGGGCGGCGAGGATGCCGGCGCGCAGGCGCGCGGCGACGACATTGCGCGACACGACCGTCGCTCCCGCACCGGCCTCGACGGCGGCGGCGACCGCCTCATTCCCGGGCAAGGTCATGGCCACGTCCAGAGCGTCGATGGCCAGCCCGCGCTGATTGAGGGCCGTCTCAAAAGCCGACCGGGTGCCGGAGCCGGGCTCGCGCAACACCCAGGTCATTTGCTTCAGGTCCGGCGGCCCGGCGCCGTCCTGGGCGGCGGGGTGGTCGGCCGCCACGACCAGCACCAGTTCGTCGTGATCCAGAACCGAACGGCTCAACGCCGGCTCGTTCAGTTCGCCCTCGACCAGACCCAGTTCAGCGCAGCCCTCCAGGACAGCGTCGGCCACCTCGCGCGTATTGCCGATCGAGACCTCGATGCGGATGCCGGGATGAGCCTGATGAAACCGGGTCAGTCGGGCGGGAAGCCACCAGCCGGCGATGGTCTGGCTGGCGTGGATCGACAGTCGTCCGCGTTTCAGGCCGCCCAGGTCGTCGAGCGCGTCCTGCGCCGCCTCGACACGGGCGAGGATCGCCTTGGCCTCGACGAGGAAGGTTGCGCCCGCCTCGTTCAGGACGATGTTGCGGCCAACGCGGTCGAACAGGGCGACGCCGTGGCGGCCCTCCAGCGTCGTCACCGCCGAGCTGACCGCCGACTGGGTCAGGTTCAGGGCCTCGGCGGCGCGGGTTACGTGCTGGCGCTCGGCGACGGCGACGAAGATGCGGAGCTGGTCCAGGGTCATGGGACAATCCTAACCCACGAAGCGGCGACTTCGACAGGGAACGTTCGGCGACGGCGAACGTTCCGAGCGGAACATCGCGTTGGTCGTCCGGGACGATCGCCTGCAGGATCGGATCATGACCCACGCCCCACCCTCCCGATGGATCAGAACCGGCGTCCTGGCGCTTGGCTCGGCGATTGCCGGTGCCGCAGTTATGGCCTTCGCACAGATGCCCGGCTCGGACTTCGATGCGGCGATGGCCGAGGCGATGGAGCGGATGCACCGCGACATGGCGGTAGAATCCACCGGCGACCCAGACGTGGACTTCGCCGCCATGATGATCCCGCATCATCAGGGCGCCATCGACATGGCGCGCGTCGAGCTTCTGTACGGGCAGGACGAGACCATGAAGCGTCTGGCCCAGGGGATCATCATTGAACAGACCCAGGAAATCGCCCTGATGCGCGACTACCTGACCCGCCATTCTGATGCGCCGACGCCGACCGGCGGCGCGACCTCGACCCATCACGGACACGGATCATGACCCTGACAGCCCGCGCCATCGCCGCCCTTGTTCTCAGCCTGTCCGCCGGACACGCCTTGGCCGATCAGGTTCCGGGCGCGGCGGCGGCGCCCGCCATCCCGATCAGCAGCCAGGATCGGTTCTATTCGGCCGACCAGTTCTCCAACACCGTCTCGGTGGTCGATCCCTCGACCAACGGCCTGCTGGGGGTGATTTCCCTCGGCGAACCGACTCCGGCCAACCTCAGCCCGCTCTACAAGGGCCAGTTGCTGGTCCACGGCATCGGCGCGGCGCCGGACGGCAAGACGATCGCCGTGGTCTCGATCGGGTCCAACTCGGTCAGCTTCATCGACACGGCCAGCAACACCGTCAAACATACCACCTATGTCGGGCGCTCTCCGCACGAGGCCTTCTTCACGCCGGACGGCCGCGAGGTCTGGGTCACGGTGCGGGGCGAGGCCTATGTTTCGGTGCTGGACGCCGCGACCTATCAGGAGACCGCCCGGGTCGAGACGCCCAACGGGCCGGGCATGACCATCTTCTCGCCGGACGGCCGCTACGCCTACATCTGCTCCAGCTTCAGTCCCGAGACGGTGGTAGTCGAGACCGCGACCCGTCAGATCGTCGGTCGGGTGGCCCAGGCCAGTCCGTTCTGCCCCGACATCGCCGCCACGCCCGATGGAAGCCAGGTCTGGATGACGCTGAAGGACGTGGGCAAGACCATGGTTTTCAACGCCCGTCCGCCGTTCGCTGTCCTACAGACGCTCGACACCGGCCCCTTGACCAACCACGTCAACATCGTGCGCAACGCGGCGGGCCAGTTCGCCTATGTGACCGTCGGGACCGAGAACCGGGTCAAGGTCTATCGCACCGACACCTTCACGCTCGTGACGGAGATCGAGGTGGGGTCGCTGCCGCACGGTCTGTGGCCCTCCGGCGACGGCTCGCGGATTTACGTCGGGCTGGAGAATGGCGACGGCGTGGCGGTCATCGACACCCTGGCCAACCGCGTGATCGCCACCGTGCCGATCGGTCAGGGACCGCAAGGGGTCACCTATGTGCCGCGTGCGGTCACTCAGGGTGACGGCAGGGCCAACCTCACGCCCCTGGGCGCAGCTCGCGCCTCGCATCAACTCGTTCTGACGGGCGAGGGCGACACCCGGTCCCAGGCGACCTTGTTCGAGCAGGGGCAGGTCCAGATGCTGCAGATCGCCGCCGCAGGCCTCCAACCCGGCAAGCCCTATGTCCTCGCCTTCGCCAATGCGGCGGACGGATCGGGGACGCTCGAGCCTCTGACGAAGTTCATGACCAATCCGGCTGGGTCTGCGGTCGTCAACGCCGTGGGCCCGATCCGTCAGGTGGTCGCCGCCGACGCCGGCGCACCCCGCCGTTGGCTGGTCATCGCCTCGGGCACGCCCGAGGCGATCGGCGCGGTCGTCCAGAGACAGTCGGAATAGGACCGGCCGCCATGCGGATCGACAAGTTCGTCCATAGCTGCCTGCGCCTGACGATCGGTGCAGATCGACTGCTCTTCGATCCGGGCAAGTTTTCGTTCGTCGACGGACGGGTCGATCCTGCTGTCTTTTCGGATGTCT from Brevundimonas fontaquae includes these protein-coding regions:
- a CDS encoding LysR substrate-binding domain-containing protein: MTLDQLRIFVAVAERQHVTRAAEALNLTQSAVSSAVTTLEGRHGVALFDRVGRNIVLNEAGATFLVEAKAILARVEAAQDALDDLGGLKRGRLSIHASQTIAGWWLPARLTRFHQAHPGIRIEVSIGNTREVADAVLEGCAELGLVEGELNEPALSRSVLDHDELVLVVAADHPAAQDGAGPPDLKQMTWVLREPGSGTRSAFETALNQRGLAIDALDVAMTLPGNEAVAAAVEAGAGATVVSRNVVAARLRAGILAALPLTLPDRPFWLLRHKQRYRSKAGEVFLASLTASRH
- the copM gene encoding CopM family metallochaperone, encoding MTHAPPSRWIRTGVLALGSAIAGAAVMAFAQMPGSDFDAAMAEAMERMHRDMAVESTGDPDVDFAAMMIPHHQGAIDMARVELLYGQDETMKRLAQGIIIEQTQEIALMRDYLTRHSDAPTPTGGATSTHHGHGS
- a CDS encoding YncE family protein, with product MTLTARAIAALVLSLSAGHALADQVPGAAAAPAIPISSQDRFYSADQFSNTVSVVDPSTNGLLGVISLGEPTPANLSPLYKGQLLVHGIGAAPDGKTIAVVSIGSNSVSFIDTASNTVKHTTYVGRSPHEAFFTPDGREVWVTVRGEAYVSVLDAATYQETARVETPNGPGMTIFSPDGRYAYICSSFSPETVVVETATRQIVGRVAQASPFCPDIAATPDGSQVWMTLKDVGKTMVFNARPPFAVLQTLDTGPLTNHVNIVRNAAGQFAYVTVGTENRVKVYRTDTFTLVTEIEVGSLPHGLWPSGDGSRIYVGLENGDGVAVIDTLANRVIATVPIGQGPQGVTYVPRAVTQGDGRANLTPLGAARASHQLVLTGEGDTRSQATLFEQGQVQMLQIAAAGLQPGKPYVLAFANAADGSGTLEPLTKFMTNPAGSAVVNAVGPIRQVVAADAGAPRRWLVIASGTPEAIGAVVQRQSE